A window of the Gammaproteobacteria bacterium genome harbors these coding sequences:
- a CDS encoding DUF5989 family protein, which yields MLDLLKDLWAFMKERKKFWLLPIVLVMLLLGGLLIFAQGSAVAPFIYTLF from the coding sequence ATGCTGGACCTTCTCAAAGACCTATGGGCGTTCATGAAGGAACGCAAGAAATTCTGGCTGCTGCCGATCGTCCTCGTGATGCTGCTGCTGGGAGGACTGTTGATATTTGCCCAGGGCTCTGCCGTTGCACCCTTTATCTATACGCTGTTCTGA